From the genome of Globicephala melas chromosome 11, mGloMel1.2, whole genome shotgun sequence, one region includes:
- the LOC115850389 gene encoding antibacterial protein PR-39-like isoform X1 yields MRLSNPAYDTPHGPQERPRRCQGDGETISSPSTGGLPLPLPSNPVRQQQGLRQVQLTAGEEIRDGAGQEDAWLGHCIRPRRGIKEGPACWEEADLGTMETQRASLALGRWSLWLLLLGLVVPSASAQTLSYNETVIRALDQLNERSSEANLYRLLELDPPPKADENLDTPKPVSFTVKETVCPRTTQQPPEQCDFKENGLVKECVGTVTLAQIRDNFDITCTVVSGPFCVVELITGCVEEHPLDQIPTAPSRAEKGPPTWPLPHPSPRPPGLALPSLRAVVL; encoded by the exons ATGCGCTTGAGCAACCCTGCCTATGACACTCCCCATGGGCCCCAGGAGAGGCCAAGACGTTGTCAGGGAGATGGAGAAACCATTTCTTCACCTTCCACAGGAGGCCTCCCGCTCCCACTGCCCAGCAATCCCGTGAGGCAACAGCAGGGGCTGAGGCAAGTCCAGCTCACAGCCGGGGAGGAGATCAGGGATGGGGCAGGTCAGGAAGACGCGTGGTTGGGCCATTGCATCAGGCCCAGGAGGGGCATAAAGGAGGGTCCTGCATGCTGGGAGGAGGCCGACTTGGGGACCATGGAGACTCAGAGGGCCAGCCTCGCCCTGGGGCGGTGGTCACTGTGGCTACTGCTGCTGGGACTAGTGGTGCCCTCGGCCAGCGCCCAGACCCTCAGCTACAACGAGACCGTGATTCGTGCTTTGGATCAGCTCAACGAGCGGTCCTCAGAAGCTAATCTCTACCGCCTCCTGGAGCTGGACCCACCTCCCAAGGCC GATGAGAACCTGGACACCCCAAAGCCTGTGAGCTTCACGGTGAAGGAGACCGTGTGCCCCAGGACGACCCAGCAGCCCCCGGAGCAGTGTGACTTCAAGGAGAatggg CTGGTGAAAGAGTGTGTGGGGACAGTCACCCTGGCTCAGATCAGGGACAACTTCGATATCACTTGCACTGTGGTGAGTGGCCCGTTCTGTGTTGTGGAGCTAATAACAGGGTGCGTTGAGGAACATCCTTTGGACCAAATACCCACTGCCCCTTCCAGGGCAGAGAAAGGCCCTCCTAcctggcccctccctcacccGAGCCCCAGGCCTCCAGGACTGGCTCTGCCATcccttagagcagtggttctctaa
- the LOC115850389 gene encoding cathelicidin-5-like isoform X2 — MRLSNPAYDTPHGPQERPRRCQGDGETISSPSTGGLPLPLPSNPVRQQQGLRQVQLTAGEEIRDGAGQEDAWLGHCIRPRRGIKEGPACWEEADLGTMETQRASLALGRWSLWLLLLGLVVPSASAQTLSYNETVIRALDQLNERSSEANLYRLLELDPPPKADENLDTPKPVSFTVKETVCPRTTQQPPEQCDFKENGLVKECVGTVTLAQIRDNFDITCTVPQSVRGLRSLGRKILRGWKKYGPIIVPIIRLIG, encoded by the exons ATGCGCTTGAGCAACCCTGCCTATGACACTCCCCATGGGCCCCAGGAGAGGCCAAGACGTTGTCAGGGAGATGGAGAAACCATTTCTTCACCTTCCACAGGAGGCCTCCCGCTCCCACTGCCCAGCAATCCCGTGAGGCAACAGCAGGGGCTGAGGCAAGTCCAGCTCACAGCCGGGGAGGAGATCAGGGATGGGGCAGGTCAGGAAGACGCGTGGTTGGGCCATTGCATCAGGCCCAGGAGGGGCATAAAGGAGGGTCCTGCATGCTGGGAGGAGGCCGACTTGGGGACCATGGAGACTCAGAGGGCCAGCCTCGCCCTGGGGCGGTGGTCACTGTGGCTACTGCTGCTGGGACTAGTGGTGCCCTCGGCCAGCGCCCAGACCCTCAGCTACAACGAGACCGTGATTCGTGCTTTGGATCAGCTCAACGAGCGGTCCTCAGAAGCTAATCTCTACCGCCTCCTGGAGCTGGACCCACCTCCCAAGGCC GATGAGAACCTGGACACCCCAAAGCCTGTGAGCTTCACGGTGAAGGAGACCGTGTGCCCCAGGACGACCCAGCAGCCCCCGGAGCAGTGTGACTTCAAGGAGAatggg CTGGTGAAAGAGTGTGTGGGGACAGTCACCCTGGCTCAGATCAGGGACAACTTCGATATCACTTGCACTGTG CCCCAGAGTGTCAGGGGACTGAGAAGCCTCGGTAGGAAGATACTAAGAGGTTGGAAGAAGTATGGCCCGATTATCGTCCCAATAATCAGATTAATTGGGTGA